In Struthio camelus isolate bStrCam1 chromosome 13, bStrCam1.hap1, whole genome shotgun sequence, the following are encoded in one genomic region:
- the HNRNPH1 gene encoding heterogeneous nuclear ribonucleoprotein H isoform X15: MSATETETEPSLTSSMMLNTESGEGYVVKVRGLPWSCSAEEVQRFFSECKILNGASGIRFIYTREGRPSGEAFVELESEDDVKLALKKDRETMGHRYVEVFKSNNVEMDWVLKHTGPNSPDTANDGFVRLRGLPFGCSKEEIVQFFSGLEIVPNGITLPVDFQGRSTGEAFVQFASQEIAEKALKKHKERIGHRYIEIFKSSRAEVRTHYDPPRKLMAMQRPSPYDRPGVARGYNSLGRGSGFERMRRGAYGGGYGGYDDYNGYNDGYGFGSDRFGRGMSDHRYGDGGSTFQSTTGHCVHMRGLPYRATENDIYNFFSPLNPVRVHIEIGPDGRVTGEADVEFATHEDAVAAMSKDKANMQHRYVELFLNSTAGGSGGAYGSQMMGAMVKESEGVVQDWNTSTLPGSQSSYGGPANQQLSGGYGGGYGGQSSMSGYDPGNQGAMNSSYYSSGNRASMGVNGMGGMSNMSNMSGGWGM, encoded by the exons ATGT CGGCCACGGAAACCGAGACGGAGCCGAGCCTCACCTCCAGCATGATGCTGAACACGGAGAGCGGCGAGGGATATGTGGTGAAAGTGAGGGGGCTGCCCtggtcctgctctgcagaggaggtgcaGAGGTTTTTCTCTG AATGCAAAATTCTAAATGGGGCTTCGGGTATCCGTTTCATCTACACAAGGGAGGGCAGACCAAGTGGAGAAGCATTTGTTGAACTTGAATCAGAGGACGATGTGAAATTGGCActgaaaaaagacagagaaacaatGGGACACAGATATGTTGAAG TTTTCAAGTCAAACAACGTTGAAATGGATTGGGTTCTGAAGCATACTGGTCCCAACAGCCCTGATACGGCTAATGATGGTTTTGTACGTCTTAGAGGACTCCCATTTGGCTGTAGTAAAGAAGAAATTGTGCAGTTTTTTTCAG GGTTGGAAATCGTGCCAAATGGGATAACATTGCCGGTGGACTTCCAGGGGAGGAGTACGGGGGAGGCCTTCGTGCAGTTTGCTTCACAGGAAATAGCTGAAAAGGCTCTaaagaaacacaaggaaagaaTAGGGCACAG GTACATTGAGATCTTCAAGAGTAGTCGAGCAGAAGTGCGCACTCACTATGATCCTCCACGCAAGCTAATGGCAATGCAGAGACCAAGTCCTTATGACAGGCCTGGTGTTGCACGGGGATATAACAGTCTTGGTAGAGGAAGTGGCTTTGAAAGAATGAGACGTGGAGCTTATGGGGGAG GTTATGGAGGTTATGATGACTACAATGGGTATAATGATGGCTATGGTTTTGGTTCTGATAGATTTGGAAGAG GAATGTCGGACCACCGATACGGCGACGGGGGATCCACCTTCCAGAGCACGACTGGCCACTGTGTCCACATGAGAGGTCTGCCTTACAGAGCTACGGAGAACGACATCTATAAC TTCTTCTCACCTCTGAACCCTGTAAGAGTACACATCGAAATTGGACCAGATGGCAGAGTGACTGGAGAGGCAGACGTCGAATTTGCTACTCATGAGGATGCAGTGGCTGCTATGTCCAAAGACAAAGCAAATATGC aacACAGATATGTAGAACTCTTCTTGAATTCTACAGCAGGAGGAAGTGGTGGTGCCTATGGCAGTCAAATGATGGGAGCAATGG TCAAGGAATCGGAAGGGGTAGTTCAAGATTGGAACACTAGCACATTGCCAG GAAGCCAATCCAGCTATGGTGGTCCAGCTAACCAGCAGTTGAGTGGGGGTTATGGAGGAGGATATGGTGGTCAAAGCAGCATGAGTGGATATG ACCCAGGTAATCAGGGCGCCATGAACAGCAGTTACTACAGCAGCGGGAACCGTGCATCCATGGGAGTGAACGGCATGGGTGGAATGTCGAACATGTCCAACATGAGTGGTGGCTGGGGAATGTAA
- the HNRNPH1 gene encoding heterogeneous nuclear ribonucleoprotein H isoform X2 has protein sequence MDPCHTEETEGEIPGLGFSDRSEQIVSRGVASAFEAAATETETEPSLTSSMMLNTESGEGYVVKVRGLPWSCSAEEVQRFFSECKILNGASGIRFIYTREGRPSGEAFVELESEDDVKLALKKDRETMGHRYVEVFKSNNVEMDWVLKHTGPNSPDTANDGFVRLRGLPFGCSKEEIVQFFSGLEIVPNGITLPVDFQGRSTGEAFVQFASQEIAEKALKKHKERIGHRYIEIFKSSRAEVRTHYDPPRKLMAMQRPSPYDRPGVARGYNSLGRGSGFERMRRGAYGGGYGGYDDYNGYNDGYGFGSDRFGREWTLFSAGMSDHRYGDGGSTFQSTTGHCVHMRGLPYRATENDIYNFFSPLNPVRVHIEIGPDGRVTGEADVEFATHEDAVAAMSKDKANMQHRYVELFLNSTAGGSGGAYGSQMMGAMVKESEGVVQDWNTSTLPGSQSSYGGPANQQLSGGYGGGYGGQSSMSGYGNQGAMNSSYYSSGNRASMGVNGMGGMSNMSNMSGGWGM, from the exons ATGGACCCTTGTCACACCGAGGAGACCGAGGGCGAGATCCCCGGCCTGG GCTTCAGTGACCGAAGCGAGCAGATTGTTTCACGTGGGGTAGCGTCAGCATTTGAAGCTG CGGCCACGGAAACCGAGACGGAGCCGAGCCTCACCTCCAGCATGATGCTGAACACGGAGAGCGGCGAGGGATATGTGGTGAAAGTGAGGGGGCTGCCCtggtcctgctctgcagaggaggtgcaGAGGTTTTTCTCTG AATGCAAAATTCTAAATGGGGCTTCGGGTATCCGTTTCATCTACACAAGGGAGGGCAGACCAAGTGGAGAAGCATTTGTTGAACTTGAATCAGAGGACGATGTGAAATTGGCActgaaaaaagacagagaaacaatGGGACACAGATATGTTGAAG TTTTCAAGTCAAACAACGTTGAAATGGATTGGGTTCTGAAGCATACTGGTCCCAACAGCCCTGATACGGCTAATGATGGTTTTGTACGTCTTAGAGGACTCCCATTTGGCTGTAGTAAAGAAGAAATTGTGCAGTTTTTTTCAG GGTTGGAAATCGTGCCAAATGGGATAACATTGCCGGTGGACTTCCAGGGGAGGAGTACGGGGGAGGCCTTCGTGCAGTTTGCTTCACAGGAAATAGCTGAAAAGGCTCTaaagaaacacaaggaaagaaTAGGGCACAG GTACATTGAGATCTTCAAGAGTAGTCGAGCAGAAGTGCGCACTCACTATGATCCTCCACGCAAGCTAATGGCAATGCAGAGACCAAGTCCTTATGACAGGCCTGGTGTTGCACGGGGATATAACAGTCTTGGTAGAGGAAGTGGCTTTGAAAGAATGAGACGTGGAGCTTATGGGGGAG GTTATGGAGGTTATGATGACTACAATGGGTATAATGATGGCTATGGTTTTGGTTCTGATAGATTTGGAAGAG AATGGACTCTTTTCTCTGCAGGAATGTCGGACCACCGATACGGCGACGGGGGATCCACCTTCCAGAGCACGACTGGCCACTGTGTCCACATGAGAGGTCTGCCTTACAGAGCTACGGAGAACGACATCTATAAC TTCTTCTCACCTCTGAACCCTGTAAGAGTACACATCGAAATTGGACCAGATGGCAGAGTGACTGGAGAGGCAGACGTCGAATTTGCTACTCATGAGGATGCAGTGGCTGCTATGTCCAAAGACAAAGCAAATATGC aacACAGATATGTAGAACTCTTCTTGAATTCTACAGCAGGAGGAAGTGGTGGTGCCTATGGCAGTCAAATGATGGGAGCAATGG TCAAGGAATCGGAAGGGGTAGTTCAAGATTGGAACACTAGCACATTGCCAG GAAGCCAATCCAGCTATGGTGGTCCAGCTAACCAGCAGTTGAGTGGGGGTTATGGAGGAGGATATGGTGGTCAAAGCAGCATGAGTGGATATG GTAATCAGGGCGCCATGAACAGCAGTTACTACAGCAGCGGGAACCGTGCATCCATGGGAGTGAACGGCATGGGTGGAATGTCGAACATGTCCAACATGAGTGGTGGCTGGGGAATGTAA
- the HNRNPH1 gene encoding heterogeneous nuclear ribonucleoprotein H isoform X17, whose product MDPCHTEETEGEIPGLAATETETEPSLTSSMMLNTESGEGYVVKVRGLPWSCSAEEVQRFFSECKILNGASGIRFIYTREGRPSGEAFVELESEDDVKLALKKDRETMGHRYVEVFKSNNVEMDWVLKHTGPNSPDTANDGFVRLRGLPFGCSKEEIVQFFSGLEIVPNGITLPVDFQGRSTGEAFVQFASQEIAEKALKKHKERIGHRYIEIFKSSRAEVRTHYDPPRKLMAMQRPSPYDRPGVARGYNSLGRGSGFERMRRGAYGGGYGGYDDYNGYNDGYGFGSDRFGRGMSDHRYGDGGSTFQSTTGHCVHMRGLPYRATENDIYNFFSPLNPVRVHIEIGPDGRVTGEADVEFATHEDAVAAMSKDKANMQHRYVELFLNSTAGGSGGAYGSQMMGAMGSQSSYGGPANQQLSGGYGGGYGGQSSMSGYGNQGAMNSSYYSSGNRASMGVNGMGGMSNMSNMSGGWGM is encoded by the exons ATGGACCCTTGTCACACCGAGGAGACCGAGGGCGAGATCCCCGGCCTGG CGGCCACGGAAACCGAGACGGAGCCGAGCCTCACCTCCAGCATGATGCTGAACACGGAGAGCGGCGAGGGATATGTGGTGAAAGTGAGGGGGCTGCCCtggtcctgctctgcagaggaggtgcaGAGGTTTTTCTCTG AATGCAAAATTCTAAATGGGGCTTCGGGTATCCGTTTCATCTACACAAGGGAGGGCAGACCAAGTGGAGAAGCATTTGTTGAACTTGAATCAGAGGACGATGTGAAATTGGCActgaaaaaagacagagaaacaatGGGACACAGATATGTTGAAG TTTTCAAGTCAAACAACGTTGAAATGGATTGGGTTCTGAAGCATACTGGTCCCAACAGCCCTGATACGGCTAATGATGGTTTTGTACGTCTTAGAGGACTCCCATTTGGCTGTAGTAAAGAAGAAATTGTGCAGTTTTTTTCAG GGTTGGAAATCGTGCCAAATGGGATAACATTGCCGGTGGACTTCCAGGGGAGGAGTACGGGGGAGGCCTTCGTGCAGTTTGCTTCACAGGAAATAGCTGAAAAGGCTCTaaagaaacacaaggaaagaaTAGGGCACAG GTACATTGAGATCTTCAAGAGTAGTCGAGCAGAAGTGCGCACTCACTATGATCCTCCACGCAAGCTAATGGCAATGCAGAGACCAAGTCCTTATGACAGGCCTGGTGTTGCACGGGGATATAACAGTCTTGGTAGAGGAAGTGGCTTTGAAAGAATGAGACGTGGAGCTTATGGGGGAG GTTATGGAGGTTATGATGACTACAATGGGTATAATGATGGCTATGGTTTTGGTTCTGATAGATTTGGAAGAG GAATGTCGGACCACCGATACGGCGACGGGGGATCCACCTTCCAGAGCACGACTGGCCACTGTGTCCACATGAGAGGTCTGCCTTACAGAGCTACGGAGAACGACATCTATAAC TTCTTCTCACCTCTGAACCCTGTAAGAGTACACATCGAAATTGGACCAGATGGCAGAGTGACTGGAGAGGCAGACGTCGAATTTGCTACTCATGAGGATGCAGTGGCTGCTATGTCCAAAGACAAAGCAAATATGC aacACAGATATGTAGAACTCTTCTTGAATTCTACAGCAGGAGGAAGTGGTGGTGCCTATGGCAGTCAAATGATGGGAGCAATGG GAAGCCAATCCAGCTATGGTGGTCCAGCTAACCAGCAGTTGAGTGGGGGTTATGGAGGAGGATATGGTGGTCAAAGCAGCATGAGTGGATATG GTAATCAGGGCGCCATGAACAGCAGTTACTACAGCAGCGGGAACCGTGCATCCATGGGAGTGAACGGCATGGGTGGAATGTCGAACATGTCCAACATGAGTGGTGGCTGGGGAATGTAA
- the HNRNPH1 gene encoding heterogeneous nuclear ribonucleoprotein H isoform X11 has product MDPCHTEETEGEIPGLAATETETEPSLTSSMMLNTESGEGYVVKVRGLPWSCSAEEVQRFFSECKILNGASGIRFIYTREGRPSGEAFVELESEDDVKLALKKDRETMGHRYVEVFKSNNVEMDWVLKHTGPNSPDTANDGFVRLRGLPFGCSKEEIVQFFSGLEIVPNGITLPVDFQGRSTGEAFVQFASQEIAEKALKKHKERIGHRYIEIFKSSRAEVRTHYDPPRKLMAMQRPSPYDRPGVARGYNSLGRGSGFERMRRGAYGGGYGGYDDYNGYNDGYGFGSDRFGRGMSDHRYGDGGSTFQSTTGHCVHMRGLPYRATENDIYNFFSPLNPVRVHIEIGPDGRVTGEADVEFATHEDAVAAMSKDKANMQHRYVELFLNSTAGGSGGAYGSQMMGAMVKESEGVVQDWNTSTLPGSQSSYGGPANQQLSGGYGGGYGGQSSMSGYGNQGAMNSSYYSSGNRASMGVNGMGGMSNMSNMSGGWGM; this is encoded by the exons ATGGACCCTTGTCACACCGAGGAGACCGAGGGCGAGATCCCCGGCCTGG CGGCCACGGAAACCGAGACGGAGCCGAGCCTCACCTCCAGCATGATGCTGAACACGGAGAGCGGCGAGGGATATGTGGTGAAAGTGAGGGGGCTGCCCtggtcctgctctgcagaggaggtgcaGAGGTTTTTCTCTG AATGCAAAATTCTAAATGGGGCTTCGGGTATCCGTTTCATCTACACAAGGGAGGGCAGACCAAGTGGAGAAGCATTTGTTGAACTTGAATCAGAGGACGATGTGAAATTGGCActgaaaaaagacagagaaacaatGGGACACAGATATGTTGAAG TTTTCAAGTCAAACAACGTTGAAATGGATTGGGTTCTGAAGCATACTGGTCCCAACAGCCCTGATACGGCTAATGATGGTTTTGTACGTCTTAGAGGACTCCCATTTGGCTGTAGTAAAGAAGAAATTGTGCAGTTTTTTTCAG GGTTGGAAATCGTGCCAAATGGGATAACATTGCCGGTGGACTTCCAGGGGAGGAGTACGGGGGAGGCCTTCGTGCAGTTTGCTTCACAGGAAATAGCTGAAAAGGCTCTaaagaaacacaaggaaagaaTAGGGCACAG GTACATTGAGATCTTCAAGAGTAGTCGAGCAGAAGTGCGCACTCACTATGATCCTCCACGCAAGCTAATGGCAATGCAGAGACCAAGTCCTTATGACAGGCCTGGTGTTGCACGGGGATATAACAGTCTTGGTAGAGGAAGTGGCTTTGAAAGAATGAGACGTGGAGCTTATGGGGGAG GTTATGGAGGTTATGATGACTACAATGGGTATAATGATGGCTATGGTTTTGGTTCTGATAGATTTGGAAGAG GAATGTCGGACCACCGATACGGCGACGGGGGATCCACCTTCCAGAGCACGACTGGCCACTGTGTCCACATGAGAGGTCTGCCTTACAGAGCTACGGAGAACGACATCTATAAC TTCTTCTCACCTCTGAACCCTGTAAGAGTACACATCGAAATTGGACCAGATGGCAGAGTGACTGGAGAGGCAGACGTCGAATTTGCTACTCATGAGGATGCAGTGGCTGCTATGTCCAAAGACAAAGCAAATATGC aacACAGATATGTAGAACTCTTCTTGAATTCTACAGCAGGAGGAAGTGGTGGTGCCTATGGCAGTCAAATGATGGGAGCAATGG TCAAGGAATCGGAAGGGGTAGTTCAAGATTGGAACACTAGCACATTGCCAG GAAGCCAATCCAGCTATGGTGGTCCAGCTAACCAGCAGTTGAGTGGGGGTTATGGAGGAGGATATGGTGGTCAAAGCAGCATGAGTGGATATG GTAATCAGGGCGCCATGAACAGCAGTTACTACAGCAGCGGGAACCGTGCATCCATGGGAGTGAACGGCATGGGTGGAATGTCGAACATGTCCAACATGAGTGGTGGCTGGGGAATGTAA
- the HNRNPH1 gene encoding heterogeneous nuclear ribonucleoprotein H isoform X12, with the protein MSATETETEPSLTSSMMLNTESGEGYVVKVRGLPWSCSAEEVQRFFSECKILNGASGIRFIYTREGRPSGEAFVELESEDDVKLALKKDRETMGHRYVEVFKSNNVEMDWVLKHTGPNSPDTANDGFVRLRGLPFGCSKEEIVQFFSGLEIVPNGITLPVDFQGRSTGEAFVQFASQEIAEKALKKHKERIGHRYIEIFKSSRAEVRTHYDPPRKLMAMQRPSPYDRPGVARGYNSLGRGSGFERMRRGAYGGGYGGYDDYNGYNDGYGFGSDRFGREWTLFSAGMSDHRYGDGGSTFQSTTGHCVHMRGLPYRATENDIYNFFSPLNPVRVHIEIGPDGRVTGEADVEFATHEDAVAAMSKDKANMQHRYVELFLNSTAGGSGGAYGSQMMGAMVKESEGVVQDWNTSTLPGSQSSYGGPANQQLSGGYGGGYGGQSSMSGYDPGNQGAMNSSYYSSGNRASMGVNGMGGMSNMSNMSGGWGM; encoded by the exons ATGT CGGCCACGGAAACCGAGACGGAGCCGAGCCTCACCTCCAGCATGATGCTGAACACGGAGAGCGGCGAGGGATATGTGGTGAAAGTGAGGGGGCTGCCCtggtcctgctctgcagaggaggtgcaGAGGTTTTTCTCTG AATGCAAAATTCTAAATGGGGCTTCGGGTATCCGTTTCATCTACACAAGGGAGGGCAGACCAAGTGGAGAAGCATTTGTTGAACTTGAATCAGAGGACGATGTGAAATTGGCActgaaaaaagacagagaaacaatGGGACACAGATATGTTGAAG TTTTCAAGTCAAACAACGTTGAAATGGATTGGGTTCTGAAGCATACTGGTCCCAACAGCCCTGATACGGCTAATGATGGTTTTGTACGTCTTAGAGGACTCCCATTTGGCTGTAGTAAAGAAGAAATTGTGCAGTTTTTTTCAG GGTTGGAAATCGTGCCAAATGGGATAACATTGCCGGTGGACTTCCAGGGGAGGAGTACGGGGGAGGCCTTCGTGCAGTTTGCTTCACAGGAAATAGCTGAAAAGGCTCTaaagaaacacaaggaaagaaTAGGGCACAG GTACATTGAGATCTTCAAGAGTAGTCGAGCAGAAGTGCGCACTCACTATGATCCTCCACGCAAGCTAATGGCAATGCAGAGACCAAGTCCTTATGACAGGCCTGGTGTTGCACGGGGATATAACAGTCTTGGTAGAGGAAGTGGCTTTGAAAGAATGAGACGTGGAGCTTATGGGGGAG GTTATGGAGGTTATGATGACTACAATGGGTATAATGATGGCTATGGTTTTGGTTCTGATAGATTTGGAAGAG AATGGACTCTTTTCTCTGCAGGAATGTCGGACCACCGATACGGCGACGGGGGATCCACCTTCCAGAGCACGACTGGCCACTGTGTCCACATGAGAGGTCTGCCTTACAGAGCTACGGAGAACGACATCTATAAC TTCTTCTCACCTCTGAACCCTGTAAGAGTACACATCGAAATTGGACCAGATGGCAGAGTGACTGGAGAGGCAGACGTCGAATTTGCTACTCATGAGGATGCAGTGGCTGCTATGTCCAAAGACAAAGCAAATATGC aacACAGATATGTAGAACTCTTCTTGAATTCTACAGCAGGAGGAAGTGGTGGTGCCTATGGCAGTCAAATGATGGGAGCAATGG TCAAGGAATCGGAAGGGGTAGTTCAAGATTGGAACACTAGCACATTGCCAG GAAGCCAATCCAGCTATGGTGGTCCAGCTAACCAGCAGTTGAGTGGGGGTTATGGAGGAGGATATGGTGGTCAAAGCAGCATGAGTGGATATG ACCCAGGTAATCAGGGCGCCATGAACAGCAGTTACTACAGCAGCGGGAACCGTGCATCCATGGGAGTGAACGGCATGGGTGGAATGTCGAACATGTCCAACATGAGTGGTGGCTGGGGAATGTAA
- the HNRNPH1 gene encoding heterogeneous nuclear ribonucleoprotein H isoform X5 gives MDPCHTEETEGEIPGLGFSDRSEQIVSRGVASAFEAAATETETEPSLTSSMMLNTESGEGYVVKVRGLPWSCSAEEVQRFFSECKILNGASGIRFIYTREGRPSGEAFVELESEDDVKLALKKDRETMGHRYVEVFKSNNVEMDWVLKHTGPNSPDTANDGFVRLRGLPFGCSKEEIVQFFSGLEIVPNGITLPVDFQGRSTGEAFVQFASQEIAEKALKKHKERIGHRYIEIFKSSRAEVRTHYDPPRKLMAMQRPSPYDRPGVARGYNSLGRGSGFERMRRGAYGGGYGGYDDYNGYNDGYGFGSDRFGREWTLFSAGMSDHRYGDGGSTFQSTTGHCVHMRGLPYRATENDIYNFFSPLNPVRVHIEIGPDGRVTGEADVEFATHEDAVAAMSKDKANMQHRYVELFLNSTAGGSGGAYGSQMMGAMGSQSSYGGPANQQLSGGYGGGYGGQSSMSGYDPGNQGAMNSSYYSSGNRASMGVNGMGGMSNMSNMSGGWGM, from the exons ATGGACCCTTGTCACACCGAGGAGACCGAGGGCGAGATCCCCGGCCTGG GCTTCAGTGACCGAAGCGAGCAGATTGTTTCACGTGGGGTAGCGTCAGCATTTGAAGCTG CGGCCACGGAAACCGAGACGGAGCCGAGCCTCACCTCCAGCATGATGCTGAACACGGAGAGCGGCGAGGGATATGTGGTGAAAGTGAGGGGGCTGCCCtggtcctgctctgcagaggaggtgcaGAGGTTTTTCTCTG AATGCAAAATTCTAAATGGGGCTTCGGGTATCCGTTTCATCTACACAAGGGAGGGCAGACCAAGTGGAGAAGCATTTGTTGAACTTGAATCAGAGGACGATGTGAAATTGGCActgaaaaaagacagagaaacaatGGGACACAGATATGTTGAAG TTTTCAAGTCAAACAACGTTGAAATGGATTGGGTTCTGAAGCATACTGGTCCCAACAGCCCTGATACGGCTAATGATGGTTTTGTACGTCTTAGAGGACTCCCATTTGGCTGTAGTAAAGAAGAAATTGTGCAGTTTTTTTCAG GGTTGGAAATCGTGCCAAATGGGATAACATTGCCGGTGGACTTCCAGGGGAGGAGTACGGGGGAGGCCTTCGTGCAGTTTGCTTCACAGGAAATAGCTGAAAAGGCTCTaaagaaacacaaggaaagaaTAGGGCACAG GTACATTGAGATCTTCAAGAGTAGTCGAGCAGAAGTGCGCACTCACTATGATCCTCCACGCAAGCTAATGGCAATGCAGAGACCAAGTCCTTATGACAGGCCTGGTGTTGCACGGGGATATAACAGTCTTGGTAGAGGAAGTGGCTTTGAAAGAATGAGACGTGGAGCTTATGGGGGAG GTTATGGAGGTTATGATGACTACAATGGGTATAATGATGGCTATGGTTTTGGTTCTGATAGATTTGGAAGAG AATGGACTCTTTTCTCTGCAGGAATGTCGGACCACCGATACGGCGACGGGGGATCCACCTTCCAGAGCACGACTGGCCACTGTGTCCACATGAGAGGTCTGCCTTACAGAGCTACGGAGAACGACATCTATAAC TTCTTCTCACCTCTGAACCCTGTAAGAGTACACATCGAAATTGGACCAGATGGCAGAGTGACTGGAGAGGCAGACGTCGAATTTGCTACTCATGAGGATGCAGTGGCTGCTATGTCCAAAGACAAAGCAAATATGC aacACAGATATGTAGAACTCTTCTTGAATTCTACAGCAGGAGGAAGTGGTGGTGCCTATGGCAGTCAAATGATGGGAGCAATGG GAAGCCAATCCAGCTATGGTGGTCCAGCTAACCAGCAGTTGAGTGGGGGTTATGGAGGAGGATATGGTGGTCAAAGCAGCATGAGTGGATATG ACCCAGGTAATCAGGGCGCCATGAACAGCAGTTACTACAGCAGCGGGAACCGTGCATCCATGGGAGTGAACGGCATGGGTGGAATGTCGAACATGTCCAACATGAGTGGTGGCTGGGGAATGTAA
- the HNRNPH1 gene encoding heterogeneous nuclear ribonucleoprotein H isoform X1: protein MDPCHTEETEGEIPGLGFSDRSEQIVSRGVASAFEAAATETETEPSLTSSMMLNTESGEGYVVKVRGLPWSCSAEEVQRFFSECKILNGASGIRFIYTREGRPSGEAFVELESEDDVKLALKKDRETMGHRYVEVFKSNNVEMDWVLKHTGPNSPDTANDGFVRLRGLPFGCSKEEIVQFFSGLEIVPNGITLPVDFQGRSTGEAFVQFASQEIAEKALKKHKERIGHRYIEIFKSSRAEVRTHYDPPRKLMAMQRPSPYDRPGVARGYNSLGRGSGFERMRRGAYGGGYGGYDDYNGYNDGYGFGSDRFGREWTLFSAGMSDHRYGDGGSTFQSTTGHCVHMRGLPYRATENDIYNFFSPLNPVRVHIEIGPDGRVTGEADVEFATHEDAVAAMSKDKANMQHRYVELFLNSTAGGSGGAYGSQMMGAMVKESEGVVQDWNTSTLPGSQSSYGGPANQQLSGGYGGGYGGQSSMSGYDPGNQGAMNSSYYSSGNRASMGVNGMGGMSNMSNMSGGWGM, encoded by the exons ATGGACCCTTGTCACACCGAGGAGACCGAGGGCGAGATCCCCGGCCTGG GCTTCAGTGACCGAAGCGAGCAGATTGTTTCACGTGGGGTAGCGTCAGCATTTGAAGCTG CGGCCACGGAAACCGAGACGGAGCCGAGCCTCACCTCCAGCATGATGCTGAACACGGAGAGCGGCGAGGGATATGTGGTGAAAGTGAGGGGGCTGCCCtggtcctgctctgcagaggaggtgcaGAGGTTTTTCTCTG AATGCAAAATTCTAAATGGGGCTTCGGGTATCCGTTTCATCTACACAAGGGAGGGCAGACCAAGTGGAGAAGCATTTGTTGAACTTGAATCAGAGGACGATGTGAAATTGGCActgaaaaaagacagagaaacaatGGGACACAGATATGTTGAAG TTTTCAAGTCAAACAACGTTGAAATGGATTGGGTTCTGAAGCATACTGGTCCCAACAGCCCTGATACGGCTAATGATGGTTTTGTACGTCTTAGAGGACTCCCATTTGGCTGTAGTAAAGAAGAAATTGTGCAGTTTTTTTCAG GGTTGGAAATCGTGCCAAATGGGATAACATTGCCGGTGGACTTCCAGGGGAGGAGTACGGGGGAGGCCTTCGTGCAGTTTGCTTCACAGGAAATAGCTGAAAAGGCTCTaaagaaacacaaggaaagaaTAGGGCACAG GTACATTGAGATCTTCAAGAGTAGTCGAGCAGAAGTGCGCACTCACTATGATCCTCCACGCAAGCTAATGGCAATGCAGAGACCAAGTCCTTATGACAGGCCTGGTGTTGCACGGGGATATAACAGTCTTGGTAGAGGAAGTGGCTTTGAAAGAATGAGACGTGGAGCTTATGGGGGAG GTTATGGAGGTTATGATGACTACAATGGGTATAATGATGGCTATGGTTTTGGTTCTGATAGATTTGGAAGAG AATGGACTCTTTTCTCTGCAGGAATGTCGGACCACCGATACGGCGACGGGGGATCCACCTTCCAGAGCACGACTGGCCACTGTGTCCACATGAGAGGTCTGCCTTACAGAGCTACGGAGAACGACATCTATAAC TTCTTCTCACCTCTGAACCCTGTAAGAGTACACATCGAAATTGGACCAGATGGCAGAGTGACTGGAGAGGCAGACGTCGAATTTGCTACTCATGAGGATGCAGTGGCTGCTATGTCCAAAGACAAAGCAAATATGC aacACAGATATGTAGAACTCTTCTTGAATTCTACAGCAGGAGGAAGTGGTGGTGCCTATGGCAGTCAAATGATGGGAGCAATGG TCAAGGAATCGGAAGGGGTAGTTCAAGATTGGAACACTAGCACATTGCCAG GAAGCCAATCCAGCTATGGTGGTCCAGCTAACCAGCAGTTGAGTGGGGGTTATGGAGGAGGATATGGTGGTCAAAGCAGCATGAGTGGATATG ACCCAGGTAATCAGGGCGCCATGAACAGCAGTTACTACAGCAGCGGGAACCGTGCATCCATGGGAGTGAACGGCATGGGTGGAATGTCGAACATGTCCAACATGAGTGGTGGCTGGGGAATGTAA